The genomic segment TCTCACAATGGCGCAGTGCATCGAGAGCGTCAAAGCAGTCTTGGAAAAAAGGGAAATGCAGCACGCCATCCTAGTTGGCGTTGAGTTGGATACGTTAGCAGAGAAGGGCCTCTTGTCCGAGCCGCTCCAATCCATCATCGCGTCAGATGAAGGACTGTTCGGATGCGACGAAACATTGGCGCTAGGCTCCGTATTTGGATATGGAAGTATCGCGGTGACCACCTTTGGACATTTGGATAAGCACAAGGTCGGGGTGATTAAAAGGCTGGATACCAAGTCGGCAGAGGGACGTGTACACACGTTTTTGGACGACCTCGTGGCGAGTGTGGCAGCCAATGCCTCTAGCCGCATGGCACATCGGATGAGAGATGAGCAGGAGGCGGAGTTGGCACGGAGTGAGGCGTTGAAGCAACAGGAAGCAGAGCTGCGTGTCGAGGAGAAGGGGAAAGGGACGGAGCAGGCGGGGTAGGTAGGTTTGGTTTAGGATGAGGGAGTTTGTTTCGATCGTTACCTAATTATCTTGTTTGTTTTAATCTCTATTAGATCGTCTTCAGCCTAGCAGATAAAGCTACAGAATAGGCAAGGTTTTAAATGGCAAGAGTCAATTCTTCACCGGTGTAGTTCATATGCTTGATGCAGTCATGAATGATTTGACGCCATCACGTAGGTAATCCCCATGTTTCGTAGGGGGGAAGTGGGCAGCAGCGGTGGGGAATGGCTTTTTACAAAGGAAAAACAAGCCTGATTTCACTGGGTTTCTTAGTGTTCTTTTGGTACGAGTGAAAATTTTTACAAGAAATTATTCATTTACTCTTGAAATCCATTTTACGATGCTGTATAGTAATAAATGTGATCGACGTCCGATACGATTCGGGCCCTTAGCTCAGTTGGTCAGAGCGGTCGGCTCATAACCGATTGGTCGTAGGTTCGAGTCCTACAGGGCCCACCATTAAACGATCACACACATATCCCATGATCCGGTAGCTCAGTTGGGAGAGCACCATCTTGACAGGGTGGGGGTCGCTGGTTCGAACCCAGTCCGGATCACCATAATATAAACGTTAGAACCCTTGAGGAATCAAGGGTTTTTCTTATATCCTCAACCATCCACCCTGACTACATAAGCCCCAAGAGGTTTCCGCTTGATAACATTTTAACAGTCTTGACTCAACAAAAAGCATCCTGAACGCCTTTGTTTGATCTTTCTCTCGAAGTTGTCAGCAGCTTCTTTTGGCACCGCATGGCAATATTCATGTATTCGAATCCACGTTACATGTCGAGTGGGGCAGAGCCGACCGAATAAGACGGCTTTTCGAACACAAAGGTTATTTGCGACTTTATACCTATTTCTCGTGACCACTCTATATCCGATACATCAAAAATGGGCATTACTTCCTTTTTTATATATAGATTGGATATTTAGCATATCGATCACCATGAACACCTTCCATCTGTATGAAATCCTTTACAGAGAGGAGGAGACTGTTTGCCCAATATTGAAGGAATCAATATCCAGCAGCCAAGTGCTGAACGCAAGAGCTACGTGGTTGTGGGAGCCATTTTATCATGCAGCAGCGGAAGTAAACAGAGTCGGCTGAAAATGCCGTTCAGCCATGGTGTTTTTGTAAAAGGATAGCCGCAAATGAACATCATGGATTTTGTTCCTAACGTAAATATCATGCCATTCGGAAAGTGCAGCAGCTTACCAAATCCCACAGTCGCTTCTGCCACAGCAGCCAACAATGGTGTACTTACACCAATGCCGTGCACACCTCTGACCACAATGCCATGGATAGACGGGAAAGCGGACAAAATGGTCGGTGGCCATCCGGCATTGCTAAATAAATCAACGAATATGTGTTTCTATTGTGGGCAGATCAAGATTGAAGATGACGGGCAGGATTTGGGTGGTGTGACAATAGGAAATCAGTCGTCACCAAATAGCGGGCCGTCTGCTGCTGATTTTGGACAAGGACCAGCTTGTGAGAAGCCACAGGAAAAGCCAAGCATGTGGGATAATTTCGTCAAAGGAATCTCGATGCTGGGAGACGTTCCTGCTGCGATGCAAAAAGCGGCAAGTGAGCTGCCAGGGGCTTTGGAGAAAGCTGCAAATGATTTGCCAAAAGGCTTACAGAAGGCGGCAGAGGATTTGCCTAAGGGTGTTGGCGTGTTTGTAAGGGAAGGCTATATCGAGCCAATGCAAGAAGACTTGAATACGTTGCGGGATGATAAAATCAATCTCGCGGATGGAATTGCAATCGGTGGACTTGCCTTGAGTGCACTTACGCTGGGGAGAAGTAAAAACATTAAGGATTTAGTGGATGCGGCAAGGAAAGGAAAGAAGGCAACCGGTAAAATTGATTATGTAGAAGAGACAACTCGCTTTGGTGGAAAACTCTACAGTGAAAAAGATTTGAAGCTTTTAGGCAAATATCTTGAAAAAAGAGGAGTAACATTAAAGGTTGGGGACGAATTTTTACCACCTAATAAGGGAGGAGCGTTCAACGCTAACGACGGTGAACTATATCTAAGAAGTAATCCAACCCAATATGAAGTATGGCATGAACTCTCGCATTATATTCAATATAGAAATATTGGAAAGGAGGCATATTTGAAATTACCACGTACTCAAGGAAGAGTTCCTTACAATGATTTGACACAATTTAATGCACCTGAACAATTTGTGTTCGATATGCTGTCTAATTCAAGTAAGCGATGGAATATGTTAAATGAAAGAGAAAAACAACATGCGATTGATTACATTTTGGATTATGGAGGGATTCGATGACAGAGAATGAAGCAAAACGAATAGCGTTTGAGTTAGTAGATAAACATCCATCAGAACATTACACGCTAAATTTCATTAGTATTAATAAGTCTCGAGCAAACCCGAATAATTGGGCTGTAGCTTTTGAAGTAAGAACAAAAACAGGTAGTCTATTAGAAGGACCAATGTTTGTAATGGTAGACGATAAAAATGGCGAAGCTTGGTTCTTCGGTTAATAAAATCAGGTAATTATTACTACCTTGAATAGCTTTTGCTTTTCAAGGTTTTTTTGTGGGTTACTTAGAGTCCAATGAACATCTTCTTCTCATTCTTACTAACAAAACCTTTGCTCTACCTGTATGACAGTTTTCACGAATGAAGATGTTCGTATAGAAAGTCTGAAAAAAGTATACGTATATATGCACCTGAAAGGTTGACATATTTGACACATCTGACGTTATTGACGGTTTTTGAAAGTCAATCGATAAACGCTCTATACTAAATGTACGCACGATGAATAAGCCGCTCGGGTAAATAACCGGGCGGCTCTTTCGTTGAAATGGTAGGTGAAAGACATAGCGCTGAAAAAATTCTGCATTAAGCAAGGATGTCCAAAGCTGAAATCTGACAAATGCTGTGAGGACCATAAGTACCAAGGGCAGCTTTACAACCAGGAGCGGGGTACAGCAGCTCAGAGAGGCTATGACGCAAGTAAAGTAAAGCAATAGTGTGAGGTACCGAACCAAAAAATCATGAACAGCGAAAAGTGGGAGCCATCCGGATCATCGGGTGGCTTTTACATTCGCTGAAAATCATTCTGTAGAAAAGCTTCCGAAAGATCATAACTTAGTAAGCGAGGCATGATAAAGTTTTTGCTTTCAATGCAATTAATAAAAGAGTAATAATGTTGAAAATTTACAACTAGTAAAATATACTAAAATTGTAATCAATTGGATAAAAGGGAGAGAAAAAAATGAAGAATACTTTAAGAAAACTATTGTCTTCTAGCATGGTGTTGGCTGCGTTGACTATGAGTGCTCAATCTGCCTTTGCTAGTGATGGTTATGGCGATACCCAGAATGAGGCAGTTCTTATCAAAAAATACGGAAGCGCCTCCCAGACAATTTTCGATAGTAATGATGTAGATTGGTACAAATATGATAATCGAACTGGAGAGGGTATCTCCATCCTATTAGAATCTCCAATGAATAAAAACTATGATTTTGATGTGATCTATATCTCGGCTAATGGAAGAGTGAAAAATACGTATTCACCAACCGATTCTGGACAAGGTGGTGCAGATGTTCTGGGCCTCCAGTTAGGTCTTGGTGATCAGGTATATATCAAGGTTTATGGACATAGCCCATCTGATTTTGGTATAGCAAGTCCGTATAAACTTACAATTAATTAATAGAAAAAGCACCCATGGTCGTAACCCTGTCAAGTAGACTGCCTAAAAACCCATAGTTACGAGGCGATCGCTTTCCGATACTCAATCGGGGAACGGTTGCCTAGTTTTTTCTGAAAACGACTCTGATTATAAAATGCAATGTATATTTCAACAGATTGATTTAATTCCTCAAATGATTTTGCCGAGCATCGATACATCATTTCTGTCTTTAGATGAGAAAAGAATGACTCGATACAGGCATTATCCAGGCAATTTCCCCGTCTCGAATGACTTCCTAGTACTCCGTACTCATACTCATCCAAACGTTTATTGTAGTGTCTGGAAGTGTATTGAAAACCTTGGTCCGAATGTAGGACGGAACCGTTCATCTCTCTTCCCTTCCAAAGACTATCTACGGTGCTCATCACGACTGACAAATCGTTTTGGGAAGAGACATGCCAAGCAACGATTTCGTTATTATACAGATCCTGCACAGCAGATAGATAAAAAAATCGTTCTCCGACTCGTAGATAGGTGATGTCGGTTACCAGCTTCTTTAGAGGTGCTTCTGCTTTAAACAGTCTTTCCAGACGATCCGGGTTTACAACTGATGCCTGTCTACCGAAGAATCGCCTTTTTTTTACGAATTACTGAGAGAATACCTAATTCCTTCATCAATCGATAGACACGTTTATGATTGATTTGTAATCCTTCTTTGCGAAGGGCAACTGTCATTCGTAAGTAACCATAATAAGGATGCAAACGATGGATACTTAAGATATGTTCTTTTAGATTGACTTCCTTTTCGCTACGTTGAACAGCTGCCTCTCTGGACTTTCTCCATTTGTAATATCCCGCACAGGATACTTTTGCAAAACTGAGCAGCCATGATAATCGATATTTGGTTTGCATTTGTTAATAATTGAGAACCTTGAACACCTGTCTTTTTTCTGGAATGCCTAATCTTCTGGCGACTTCTCTAGAAGATACTCCGGACTCGTAAAGACGTACGGCTTCCAATTTTTCCTCTTCCGTATAAACTCTAAATGTTTGTCCTTTTTTAGCCATAAAAAATCCCCTCTGGTCAATTGTGTCTTACCCAATTGTAACAGTGGGGTTTTAAACACAGTCAACCATGAGGGGATATTTTCAGAAATCAAGGTTTTTTCTTATGTCCTCGTCCATCAGACAACATAATCCCTCTACGTTGTCGCTTGGCAACATTTTGACAACCTTTATGGTTTGAAGACTATGTCGTAATCAAAAAAGCGGTCGTTAATGAAGATGTAGAAAGAATGGCGAAGAGCACGCCAAAAGAAGAAGGTTATGAGTAAGAATATTGGACCAAGTGGCCTAGCCTATGTGGGCAGGTTTAGACTCCTAAACCGTTTTAGGGAATCGGCTTGGTTCCAATTACGACGGTAGCATCCAACTCATCGGACCTTGTCACCCGTGTAATGAACCCGCAACGAGTGAATATATCGACTGTCTGAGGTGTCTGACGCTCGCTTGTCTCAACTAGTAAGTGTCCACCAGGAGCCAGCCAGAGTGGAGCTGTAGCCACTACTCGTCTCTGAACGTCAAGCCCATCCGTTCCCCCGTCGAGTGCTATTCTCGTCTCATGGATGCGAGCTTCAGGTGGAAGATATTCGATGGCTTTGGTGGGGACGTAGGGAGCATTGGCGACGATGACGTTAACGTGTCCCCTAAGTATTATAGGAAGAGGCTCAAATAAGTCTCCTTCGTAAACGCGACCGCCTGCGGTAGTAACATTGCGACGGGTGCATTGCACCGAGGCTGGATCGATGTCAGTAGAATACAATTCAATCTGTTCCAAGTAAGCAAGAGCCGCACCCACTGCCCCTGAACCGCAACATAGGTCAAGCACTATCGACTTTTGACGGAGGAGGGCGGCAGCCTGTCTAACGAGAAATGCTGTACGTTGTCTGGGAACGAAAACTCCCTTATCCACAATAATCCGCAGTCCACAGAACTCAGCCCAGCCGATAATGTGTTCGAGAGGCATGCCAGTTGTTCGCAGTTCTACCATGTCCGAAAGTTCAGTCGTAGTCCCTGCCGAGGCGATGAGTAACCTGGCCTCATCTTCAGCGAAAACACAACCAGCTTCCTGAAGTTTAGTGACGATATTAGAAAAAAATTGATCGCCATGAATCTCATAATCATTCAAAGACTAAATTCCCTCACTTCAGAATTGATGTAATTTTATGTATTTGATTTTATTCTATCTTAGGAGGCAACACAACAAAGGATTTGATAAATGGAGGAAACAATAATCGGTTTGGAGGCGTTGGGCTACGAAGGCGGTAAATTTCCTCCAGATTACTACATCGTTGTTGATAGTGAGATTATCATGTTGCCGTATTTTTCAAGCAGGTCGGCAGGCATGGGCTTACTAATTGAAGCAGTTGGACAGAAGCAAGATATTTATTTGAAAGTAGAAGCCGATCCTCATGGTGGTTACGAGGCTGGTGCTTGGGACGAAAGAGAATGGATCAACGAATCGATCTCCTCAAGTTTAGCAGAGCACGCTGTATGCCTTGCTTTCTGAAAGCTAAGCTTTTTTTGCATTGCCATCTCATACAACCGCTGGTAGGTTAAACAGCTAAGCACTAGTAGCCCTCAGTTGAAATATTGACGTTTTAAAGTATAAGGAAAGGGGAGAACAAGATGAGTAGCAGGAACAAAAATGAAAGTATTACGCCGAGTATTTTTAGAGTGGTATGAGGGAAAGGAATTTACTGAGAGATTAGAAGACAAGGAGAGGCACACGGGTTAAAGCAACCCTGTGTTTTTTTATTTGGGGCAATTGGAGCGAATTTTGGTGCGAAAACGTTAGATAAATGCTGTCGTATCAATGGTTTTGACTATATTGGGTTATCGGAGACCACCAAGTGATTCCTCTTGAAAGGGTGGTGGTCGCTAGTTCGAACCTACCAGAATAAAAATAAGAAAACTCTTGAGAAATACTCATCGTGGGGTGGTAAGTGGGTAGGATTAAAGTGATTTTTTTTCAAAAATCATACTTCTGCGCCCAGTGGCGCTTGAACGCTCAAAATGTAAAAACTGGTAAATTCAAGCAGGAATCTGTCGTTTCTAGGAGAATATAACACTCAATAAGTAATTGAGGTGAAAAAGTTAAATGCTGTTCGTCCTGTTTTCAACATTGGAATACCTCGCAATATTTGCTCTTATGACTACGCTATTTAGGTTTGGTTTTATGGTGCATATCAACCGGATTCTCTTTGTGAGCCTAGTATTAATGCTTTTCTCGTTTGGGCTGCGACAATTTACGCCGTATGGAGACTATGCAACCATAGCCCAAGTCGTCATAATTTTTGGGGCATTAATCCTGGTATGGAACGTGAATTGGGGACATGCTGCCTTAATGACCATGATAACAGCAGGAATCTACTTGGGGATTCAGATGATGGAAGTGTTCTTCCTGACCGTCATAGGGACCCTAGAGACAATTGAATCGTTAGAGGATCGAACCATCAACACAGGGTTCATATTCCAAACAATCTCCGCATTACTTACCTTTGCATTATGCTATGGACTTAGGAA from the Brevibacillus brevis genome contains:
- a CDS encoding zincin-like metallopeptidase toxin domain-containing protein produces the protein MTIGNQSSPNSGPSAADFGQGPACEKPQEKPSMWDNFVKGISMLGDVPAAMQKAASELPGALEKAANDLPKGLQKAAEDLPKGVGVFVREGYIEPMQEDLNTLRDDKINLADGIAIGGLALSALTLGRSKNIKDLVDAARKGKKATGKIDYVEETTRFGGKLYSEKDLKLLGKYLEKRGVTLKVGDEFLPPNKGGAFNANDGELYLRSNPTQYEVWHELSHYIQYRNIGKEAYLKLPRTQGRVPYNDLTQFNAPEQFVFDMLSNSSKRWNMLNEREKQHAIDYILDYGGIR
- a CDS encoding putative protein N(5)-glutamine methyltransferase, with amino-acid sequence MNDYEIHGDQFFSNIVTKLQEAGCVFAEDEARLLIASAGTTTELSDMVELRTTGMPLEHIIGWAEFCGLRIIVDKGVFVPRQRTAFLVRQAAALLRQKSIVLDLCCGSGAVGAALAYLEQIELYSTDIDPASVQCTRRNVTTAGGRVYEGDLFEPLPIILRGHVNVIVANAPYVPTKAIEYLPPEARIHETRIALDGGTDGLDVQRRVVATAPLWLAPGGHLLVETSERQTPQTVDIFTRCGFITRVTRSDELDATVVIGTKPIP
- a CDS encoding phosphatidylglycerophosphatase A family protein — its product is MKKQVHSIEVRNAALARLAERGVTVDDIAEIVYLMQSPYHPDLTMAQCIESVKAVLEKREMQHAILVGVELDTLAEKGLLSEPLQSIIASDEGLFGCDETLALGSVFGYGSIAVTTFGHLDKHKVGVIKRLDTKSAEGRVHTFLDDLVASVAANASSRMAHRMRDEQEAELARSEALKQQEAELRVEEKGKGTEQAG